The genome window AGGAGTGCATCATGCTGGCTGTTTCGGTCCTGATTGAAGTCTATCCGGAATTCATAGAGCAGTTCATGAAAGCCGCGTTGCGCCACGCGAACAATACGTGCGCCAAGGAAGAGGGCTGTCTCGGGTTTGCCGTGCACAGGCACGAGAACGATCCGAACCGCTTTTTCTTTTACGAAACATACCGTTCGCGGAAAGATTTCGACGACGTCCACAAGGTGGCGCCGTACCTTGCGGAATACAACACATTGACCGCTCCCTGGACGAAATCAAAAGAAATTCTTGTCTGGGACGGCGTTTCCCCGGACCAAAAAACATGAACCAGGCGTACACCACTACGGCGGCGGGCACCGGCCCGCCGCTGGAATTCTCACGATGATTACAGTACGGAACCTTGAAAAGCATTACGGCGGCGCCCCTGTCCTGCGCGATCTCTCCTTTTCCATTGAGAAAGGGGAGATTTTCGGCATTGTGGGGCACTCCGGCGCGGGAAAATCAACGCTTCTGCGCTGCTTTAACGGCCTGGAGCGGTATCAGGGCGGCAGCGTCACGGTTATGGACAAGGAAGTGTCCGGCCTCAGCGAGGAGGAGCTAAAGCGCCTCCGCCGCGACATGGGCATGATCTTCCAGAACTTCGGCCTGATGGGCCGGAAAAACGTGTTCGAAAACGTGGCGTTCCCCTTGCACATATGGGAAACGCCTACGGCCGGCGCCGGGGAATTTTTGGCGCGGCTGCGGTTTTGGCGCGGGCCGTCGCGGGAAATCACCGACCGGGTCATGGAATTTCTTGAGCTTGTAGGCCTTGCGGACAAGCGTTTCGAACGGGTCCAAAACCTTTCCGGCGGGCAAAAGCAGCGCGTCGGGATTGCGCGGGCGCTGGCCCTGTACCCAAAAATTCTGCTGTGCGACGAAGCGACTTCCGCCCTGGACCCCAACACGACCATGGATATTCTGGACCTTCTCCAGGACATCAATTCACGGATGAAGCTCACCATGGTTGTGGTCACGCACCAGATGGAGGTCGTCAAACGCATCTGCCACCGGCTGCTCCTTCTGGACAAAGGCGTCGCCCAGTGCCTCGGCAAGACCGAGGAACTGTTCATATCCCCCCCCGAAGGCCTGAAAAAGTTCGTGGAGGACGAATACACGCTGATACCGACCGGTACGAACATCCGCATGATTTTCCCGCGCGAAATATCCCAGAACGCGGTCATCACCACCATGGCGCGCGACCTGGACATCAGTTTTTCCATCGTTGGCGGCAAACTGGAGCGCTACCTCGACGATG of uncultured delta proteobacterium contains these proteins:
- a CDS encoding Antibiotic biosynthesis monooxygenase; this encodes MLAVSVLIEVYPEFIEQFMKAALRHANNTCAKEEGCLGFAVHRHENDPNRFFFYETYRSRKDFDDVHKVAPYLAEYNTLTAPWTKSKEILVWDGVSPDQKT
- the metN gene encoding Methionine import ATP-binding protein MetN, whose product is MITVRNLEKHYGGAPVLRDLSFSIEKGEIFGIVGHSGAGKSTLLRCFNGLERYQGGSVTVMDKEVSGLSEEELKRLRRDMGMIFQNFGLMGRKNVFENVAFPLHIWETPTAGAGEFLARLRFWRGPSREITDRVMEFLELVGLADKRFERVQNLSGGQKQRVGIARALALYPKILLCDEATSALDPNTTMDILDLLQDINSRMKLTMVVVTHQMEVVKRICHRLLLLDKGVAQCLGKTEELFISPPEGLKKFVEDEYTLIPTGTNIRMIFPREISQNAVITTMARDLDISFSIVGGKLERYLDDVLGFLIINVPDEHLEAVLNYMRGKNLHWEVLGNGRNAV